One genomic segment of Arthrobacter sp. Marseille-P9274 includes these proteins:
- a CDS encoding tRNA pseudouridine(38-40) synthase TruA, with the protein MTSQKPAVPNPDGGLLRVRMDLAYDGGAFSGWAVQPGLLTVQGAVEEALAILIRRPVRLTVAGRTDAGVHARGQVVHFDLEPGEWEALARVRDIDPAASLVRRLRGVLAKVLGGRVGAPVPYRDLAGAIEVHTAGLAPEGFDARFSALWRRYSYRIADRPANWDPLMRNITLWHKHALDVDLLNDAGSRILGVNDYLSFCKPREFSTTIRELQHFEFRRGDDGVISASVQADAFCHNMVRALVGASIMVGSGEQEPAWLAERLAAKVRDSKTKLAPPHPLVLEEVAYPPASSLLERAEQTRAMRTTESE; encoded by the coding sequence ATGACCTCACAGAAGCCCGCCGTCCCCAATCCGGACGGCGGGCTTCTGCGTGTCCGGATGGATCTGGCGTACGACGGCGGGGCGTTCAGCGGGTGGGCCGTGCAGCCCGGTCTGCTGACCGTGCAGGGGGCCGTCGAGGAAGCCCTCGCCATCCTGATTCGGCGCCCGGTCCGGCTGACCGTCGCCGGACGCACGGATGCGGGAGTCCACGCCCGCGGCCAGGTGGTGCACTTCGACCTGGAGCCGGGGGAGTGGGAGGCGCTGGCACGGGTCCGCGACATCGACCCCGCAGCCTCCCTGGTCCGCCGGCTCCGCGGCGTGCTGGCGAAGGTCCTCGGCGGCCGGGTCGGCGCCCCGGTCCCATACCGCGACCTCGCCGGCGCCATCGAAGTCCACACAGCCGGGCTGGCTCCCGAAGGATTCGACGCCCGCTTCTCCGCGCTCTGGCGCCGCTACAGCTACCGGATTGCCGACCGCCCCGCGAACTGGGACCCGCTCATGCGCAACATCACTCTCTGGCACAAGCACGCGCTGGATGTCGACCTCCTGAACGATGCCGGGAGCCGGATCCTGGGCGTCAACGACTACCTGTCCTTCTGCAAGCCGCGGGAGTTTTCCACCACCATCCGCGAGCTCCAGCACTTCGAATTCCGGCGCGGAGACGACGGCGTCATCTCGGCCTCCGTGCAGGCGGACGCCTTCTGCCACAACATGGTGAGGGCCTTGGTCGGCGCCTCGATCATGGTCGGCTCGGGGGAGCAGGAACCGGCCTGGCTCGCCGAACGACTCGCCGCCAAGGTCCGCGACTCCAAGACCAAGCTCGCGCCCCCGCACCCCCTGGTCCTCGAGGAAGTCGCCTACCCGCCAGCCAGCTCCCTGCTCGAACGCGCCGAGCAGACCCGCGCCATGCGGACCACAGAATCCGAGTAG
- the rplQ gene encoding 50S ribosomal protein L17 has translation MPTPPKGPRLGGGPAHERLMLANLAAALFEHKRITTTVTKAKRLRPYAERLITFAKRGDLAARRRVLATISDKGIVHELFTGIAPAVENREGGYTRITKIGNRKGDNAPMAVIELVLEPLSPKQAVVKEAEKAAETAAPAPVAEEAAETESPESAESAESAESAESAPSAESAEEAPEAEEKK, from the coding sequence ATGCCTACCCCCCCTAAGGGTCCGCGCCTCGGAGGCGGTCCGGCTCACGAACGCCTGATGCTCGCCAACCTGGCAGCAGCGCTCTTCGAGCACAAGCGGATCACCACCACCGTCACCAAGGCCAAGCGCCTGCGCCCCTACGCCGAGCGCCTGATCACCTTCGCCAAGCGCGGAGACCTGGCTGCCCGCCGCCGCGTGCTCGCCACGATCAGCGACAAGGGCATCGTCCACGAGCTGTTCACCGGCATCGCCCCGGCAGTGGAGAACCGCGAAGGCGGCTACACCCGCATCACCAAGATCGGCAACCGTAAGGGCGACAACGCCCCCATGGCCGTCATCGAACTGGTGCTCGAGCCGCTGTCCCCGAAGCAGGCTGTAGTCAAGGAAGCCGAGAAGGCTGCCGAGACCGCCGCTCCGGCTCCGGTTGCTGAGGAAGCCGCCGAGACCGAGTCGCCGGAATCCGCCGAGTCCGCTGAGTCTGCCGAATCGGCAGAGTCCGCTCCGTCGGCCGAATCCGCCGAGGAAGCCCCGGAGGCCGAGGAGAAGAAGTAG
- a CDS encoding DNA-directed RNA polymerase subunit alpha produces MLIAQRPTLTEEVVADSRSRFVIEPLEPGFGYTLGNSLRRTLLSSIPGAAVTSIRIDGVLHEFTTVPGVKEDVTEIILNIKNLAVSSEHDEPVVAYLRKQGPGVVTAADIAPPAGVEFHNPDLHIATLNEKGKFELELTIERGRGYVSAAQNKAGDSEIGRIPVDSIYSPVMKVTFKVEATRVEQRTDFDRLIVDVETKDSIAPRDAVASAGTTLVELFGLARELNTQAEGIEIGPSPTDAALAADMALPIEDLELTVRSYNCLKREGIHTVGELVARSEADLMDIRNFGAKSIDEVKAKLVELGLSLKDSPPGFDLAARAAAIEEDEEAFGEDEL; encoded by the coding sequence GTGCTCATTGCACAGCGCCCAACTCTTACCGAAGAAGTAGTAGCGGACAGCCGCTCCCGGTTCGTCATCGAGCCGCTGGAGCCGGGCTTCGGCTACACCCTTGGGAACTCGCTCCGCCGTACCCTGCTGTCCTCGATCCCCGGTGCCGCCGTTACCAGCATCCGGATCGACGGGGTCCTGCACGAGTTCACCACCGTTCCGGGTGTCAAGGAAGATGTCACCGAGATCATCCTGAACATCAAGAACCTGGCAGTTTCCTCCGAGCATGACGAGCCCGTCGTGGCCTACCTGCGCAAGCAGGGCCCCGGCGTCGTCACCGCTGCGGACATTGCCCCGCCGGCCGGCGTGGAATTCCACAACCCGGACCTGCACATCGCCACCCTGAACGAAAAGGGCAAGTTCGAGCTCGAGCTGACCATCGAGCGCGGCCGCGGTTATGTTTCCGCGGCCCAGAACAAGGCCGGCGACTCGGAGATTGGCCGCATCCCGGTCGACTCCATCTACTCGCCGGTCATGAAGGTCACCTTCAAGGTTGAGGCGACCCGTGTTGAGCAGCGCACCGACTTCGACCGTCTGATCGTCGACGTCGAAACCAAGGATTCCATCGCACCGCGCGACGCCGTCGCCTCTGCCGGAACCACCCTGGTCGAGCTGTTCGGCCTGGCCCGCGAGCTGAACACGCAGGCTGAAGGTATCGAGATCGGCCCGAGCCCGACGGACGCCGCCCTGGCTGCCGACATGGCTCTGCCCATCGAGGACCTCGAGCTGACCGTGCGTTCCTATAACTGCCTCAAGCGTGAGGGCATCCACACCGTGGGTGAGCTCGTTGCCCGCTCCGAGGCCGACCTGATGGACATCCGGAACTTCGGTGCCAAGTCCATCGACGAGGTCAAGGCAAAGCTTGTCGAACTGGGTCTGTCCCTGAAGGATTCCCCTCCAGGATTCGACCTGGCCGCCCGCGCTGCCGCCATCGAAGAGGACGAAGAAGCCTTCGGCGAGGACGAACTCTAA
- the rpsK gene encoding 30S ribosomal protein S11, with translation MPPKTRGAVRKPRRKDKKNIALGQAHIKSTFNNTIVSITDPTGAVISWASAGEVGFKGSRKSTPFAAQMAAESAAKRAQEHGLKKVDVFVKGPGSGRETAIRSLQAAGLEVGSIQDVTPSAHNGCRPPKRRRV, from the coding sequence ATGCCCCCCAAGACTCGTGGAGCGGTGCGTAAGCCGCGTCGCAAGGATAAGAAGAATATTGCGCTTGGACAGGCGCACATCAAGAGCACCTTCAACAACACCATCGTGTCCATCACGGACCCGACCGGTGCCGTCATCTCCTGGGCTTCGGCCGGCGAGGTTGGCTTCAAGGGCTCCCGCAAGTCCACCCCGTTCGCCGCGCAGATGGCTGCTGAGTCCGCTGCAAAGCGTGCCCAGGAGCACGGCCTGAAGAAGGTCGACGTCTTCGTGAAGGGCCCGGGCTCCGGACGCGAAACCGCCATCCGTTCGCTGCAGGCCGCTGGCCTTGAGGTCGGCTCCATCCAGGACGTCACCCCCAGCGCCCACAACGGATGCCGTCCCCCGAAGCGCCGCCGCGTCTAA
- the rpsM gene encoding 30S ribosomal protein S13: MARLAGVDIPREKRVIIALTYIYGVGKTRAEQTIAETGINPDTRVKDLTDAELVQLRDYIEGNYKVEGDLRREVAADIRRKVEIGSYEGIRHRRGLPVRGQRTKTNARTRKGPKRTVAGKKKTR, encoded by the coding sequence ATGGCTCGTCTCGCTGGCGTAGATATTCCCCGCGAAAAGCGGGTAATCATCGCCCTGACTTACATCTACGGCGTGGGTAAGACCCGTGCAGAGCAGACCATCGCGGAGACCGGGATCAACCCGGACACCCGCGTAAAGGACCTCACCGACGCGGAGCTCGTGCAGCTGCGTGACTACATCGAGGGCAACTACAAGGTAGAAGGTGACCTCCGCCGCGAGGTCGCCGCCGACATCCGCCGCAAGGTCGAGATCGGCAGCTACGAAGGTATCCGCCACCGCCGTGGCCTGCCCGTCCGCGGACAGCGCACCAAGACCAACGCTCGCACCCGCAAGGGCCCGAAGCGCACCGTCGCCGGCAAGAAGAAGACCCGCTAA
- the rpmJ gene encoding 50S ribosomal protein L36, with translation MKVQPSVKRICDKCQVIRRKGNVIVICENPRHKQRQG, from the coding sequence ATGAAGGTCCAGCCGAGCGTCAAGCGGATTTGTGACAAGTGCCAGGTGATTCGTCGCAAGGGTAACGTCATCGTGATCTGCGAGAACCCGCGCCACAAGCAGCGCCAGGGCTAA
- the infA gene encoding translation initiation factor IF-1, whose amino-acid sequence MAKKDGVIEIEGTVQEALPNAMFRVELTNGHVVLAHISGKMRQHYIRILPEDRVVVELSPYDLSRGRIVYRYK is encoded by the coding sequence ATGGCTAAGAAAGACGGTGTCATTGAGATTGAAGGCACTGTGCAGGAAGCTCTGCCCAACGCGATGTTCCGCGTTGAGCTGACTAACGGACACGTTGTGCTTGCTCACATCTCAGGAAAGATGCGTCAGCACTACATCCGGATCCTCCCCGAGGACCGGGTCGTAGTGGAACTCAGCCCGTACGACCTCTCGCGGGGCCGTATCGTCTACCGCTACAAGTAA
- a CDS encoding P1 family peptidase has product MSSITDVPGIRVGQVERIGDGWLTGVTVVLPPPGTVGSVDVRGGGPATHETDALDPTTLVPEVDAVVLTGGSAFGLIAAHGAQRWCEEQGRGFRTREAVVPIVPAAAIYDLGRGGDVAARPTEQMGYDAAAAAGDSREFAAVRRGNVGAGTGAAVDQRRYKGGVGTASLRMGEDNADIVVGALAVVNAAGAPTGLSRPVALEAQAGPGGTGTVAGVPDRTPPGAGHVTGQRGPLNTTLCVVATNAVLDPAQAKRTASAAHAGLARALSPSHTLADGDVIFALATCRRELAAGTDGDPRMDLQILAAEAVRLAIADAVASAEAVETPAVVLAKHPDLT; this is encoded by the coding sequence ATGTCTTCCATAACGGACGTGCCGGGGATCCGAGTGGGCCAGGTCGAGCGGATCGGCGACGGCTGGCTGACGGGCGTGACGGTGGTGCTGCCGCCGCCGGGGACCGTCGGCTCCGTGGACGTGCGCGGGGGAGGGCCGGCGACGCACGAGACCGACGCTTTGGACCCGACGACGCTCGTGCCGGAGGTCGACGCGGTGGTGCTGACCGGCGGCAGCGCGTTCGGTCTGATCGCGGCGCACGGGGCCCAGCGCTGGTGCGAGGAGCAGGGCCGGGGGTTCCGCACCCGCGAGGCCGTGGTGCCGATCGTCCCGGCGGCGGCGATCTACGACCTGGGTCGGGGCGGGGACGTCGCGGCGCGGCCCACGGAGCAAATGGGGTACGACGCCGCAGCGGCCGCGGGTGACTCGCGGGAGTTTGCCGCGGTGCGGCGGGGCAACGTCGGCGCGGGGACCGGCGCGGCCGTGGATCAGCGCCGCTACAAAGGGGGAGTGGGGACGGCCTCGCTGCGGATGGGGGAGGACAACGCGGACATTGTGGTGGGCGCCCTCGCGGTGGTCAACGCCGCCGGCGCCCCGACCGGGCTGTCACGCCCCGTCGCTCTTGAGGCCCAGGCGGGCCCGGGCGGAACCGGAACGGTGGCCGGAGTCCCGGACAGGACGCCACCGGGAGCCGGCCACGTTACGGGGCAGCGCGGTCCGCTGAACACGACGCTGTGCGTGGTGGCAACCAACGCGGTGCTGGATCCGGCGCAGGCCAAGCGGACGGCGTCGGCCGCCCACGCGGGTCTGGCCCGTGCGCTGAGCCCCTCGCACACGCTGGCCGACGGCGACGTCATCTTCGCGCTGGCCACCTGCCGGCGCGAGCTGGCCGCCGGCACGGACGGCGATCCGCGGATGGACCTGCAGATCCTCGCGGCCGAGGCGGTCCGCCTGGCAATAGCGGACGCCGTGGCGAGTGCCGAAGCGGTGGAAACACCCGCCGTCGTACTTGCAAAGCATCCGGATTTAACTTAA
- the map gene encoding type I methionyl aminopeptidase gives MAFGQPSIEYKTTEQIRRMRKAGLVVSRALDAAQAAAVVGATTADIDAAFEAVLDAEGAKSNFKGYHGFPATVCVSVNEEVVHGIPGGKVLQDGDILSIDGGCSVDGWHGDSARGVIVGTADPEDQRLSDVTEEAMWRGIAALANGSRVGDIGNAIDDYVSSVPGKPLGILEDYVGHGIGTAMHQAPDVLNYRTKHRGPKIRPGLCLAIEPMLVRGDIETKTLDDDWTVVTTDGSRSCQWEHTVAVHERGIWVLTAEDGGVAKLAPLGVTPVALD, from the coding sequence ATGGCATTCGGCCAGCCCAGCATCGAATACAAGACCACCGAGCAGATCCGCCGGATGCGCAAAGCCGGCCTCGTGGTCAGCCGCGCCCTCGACGCCGCCCAGGCAGCCGCCGTCGTCGGCGCCACCACCGCGGACATCGACGCCGCCTTCGAAGCTGTGCTCGACGCCGAAGGAGCCAAGAGCAACTTCAAGGGCTACCACGGCTTCCCCGCGACGGTCTGCGTCTCCGTGAACGAGGAGGTGGTCCACGGGATTCCGGGCGGCAAGGTCCTGCAGGACGGCGACATCCTCTCCATCGACGGCGGCTGCAGCGTCGACGGCTGGCACGGCGACTCGGCCCGCGGCGTGATCGTAGGCACGGCGGACCCGGAGGACCAGCGCCTCTCCGACGTCACCGAGGAAGCCATGTGGCGCGGCATCGCGGCCCTGGCCAACGGCTCCCGCGTCGGCGACATCGGCAACGCCATCGATGACTACGTCAGCAGCGTCCCCGGCAAGCCGCTGGGCATCCTCGAGGACTACGTCGGCCACGGTATCGGCACCGCCATGCACCAGGCCCCGGACGTGCTCAACTATCGCACCAAGCACCGCGGCCCGAAGATCCGCCCCGGGCTGTGCCTCGCCATCGAACCCATGCTGGTCCGCGGCGACATCGAGACGAAGACCCTCGACGACGACTGGACCGTCGTCACCACCGACGGCTCCCGCTCCTGCCAGTGGGAGCACACCGTCGCCGTGCACGAGCGCGGCATCTGGGTGCTCACCGCGGAGGACGGCGGCGTCGCCAAGCTCGCGCCGCTCGGCGTCACCCCCGTCGCCCTCGACTGA
- a CDS encoding adenylate kinase gives MTKMLIIGPPGSGKGTQASRISERLGIVAISTGDIFRANVKEETPLGIEAKKYIDKGDFVPDSVTNNMVRDRLKQDDVEPGFLLDGYPRTTAQVEELDSILADGEESLDVVLQLTADDEELVKRLLSRAELEGRADDNETVIRHRLDLYHEQTEAVVSRYAERGILTKVDGIGPIDEVTDRIMDALKSVTA, from the coding sequence ATGACGAAGATGCTCATTATTGGCCCGCCCGGTTCGGGCAAAGGAACCCAGGCCTCCCGCATTTCCGAGCGGCTGGGCATCGTTGCGATTTCTACCGGTGACATCTTCCGCGCCAACGTGAAGGAAGAGACGCCGCTGGGCATCGAGGCCAAGAAGTACATCGACAAGGGAGACTTCGTCCCCGACAGCGTCACCAACAACATGGTGCGCGACCGCCTGAAGCAGGACGACGTCGAGCCCGGCTTCCTGCTCGACGGTTACCCGCGCACCACTGCGCAGGTGGAGGAGCTGGACAGCATCCTGGCCGATGGCGAAGAGTCGCTGGACGTGGTCCTGCAGCTGACCGCCGACGACGAGGAGCTGGTCAAGCGCCTCCTCAGCCGCGCGGAGCTGGAAGGCCGCGCCGATGACAACGAGACGGTCATCCGGCACCGCCTGGACCTCTACCACGAGCAGACCGAGGCCGTCGTGTCCCGGTACGCCGAGCGCGGCATCCTGACCAAGGTCGACGGCATCGGGCCGATCGACGAGGTCACCGACCGCATTATGGACGCGCTCAAGAGCGTCACCGCCTAA
- the secY gene encoding preprotein translocase subunit SecY, whose protein sequence is MLSAIGRVFRTPDLRRKLLFTLGIITIYRMGAFIPAPGVDYGNVQQCLALGNTTGGLYQFVNLFSGGALLQVSIFALGIMPYITASIIVQLLRVVIPRFQELHQEGAQGQSKLTQYTRYLTIALGLLNATTLVSLARSGALLGNCPVPIIPDDSLVTIILLIITLTAGTGLIMWMGELVTEKGVGNGMSILIFISIAAGFPSSLGEILRAQGVNIFIGVIIIGLFVVAAVIFVEQSQRRIPVQYAKRMVGRRTVGGTSTYIPIKVNMAGVIPVIFASSMLYLPTLIAQFNTPTDGTTAPPEWVNWINTYLVSGDHPLYMVVYFLLIVFFTYFYVSITFNPQETADNMKKYGGFIPGIRAGRPTEEYLSYVLARITLPGALYLGLVALIPLIALVLINANQNFPFGGTSILIMVGVGLETVKQINAQLQQRHYEGLLR, encoded by the coding sequence TTGCTTAGCGCAATTGGCCGGGTATTCCGGACGCCTGACCTGCGACGCAAGTTGTTGTTCACGCTCGGTATCATCACCATCTACCGCATGGGTGCCTTCATCCCGGCACCCGGTGTTGATTACGGCAACGTTCAGCAATGTTTGGCGTTGGGTAACACCACGGGCGGGCTCTACCAGTTCGTGAACCTCTTCAGCGGCGGCGCGCTGCTGCAGGTGTCCATCTTCGCCCTCGGCATCATGCCGTACATCACGGCGAGCATCATCGTGCAGCTGCTGCGCGTGGTGATTCCGCGCTTCCAGGAACTGCACCAGGAAGGCGCGCAGGGCCAGTCCAAGCTGACCCAGTACACGCGCTACCTGACCATCGCCCTCGGCCTGCTCAACGCGACCACGCTGGTCTCGCTGGCCCGCAGCGGCGCCCTGCTGGGCAACTGCCCGGTGCCGATCATCCCGGACGACAGCCTGGTCACGATCATCCTGCTCATCATCACGCTGACCGCCGGTACCGGCCTGATCATGTGGATGGGCGAGCTGGTGACGGAAAAGGGCGTCGGCAACGGCATGTCGATCCTGATCTTCATCTCGATCGCCGCCGGCTTCCCGTCCTCGCTCGGCGAGATCCTCCGCGCCCAGGGCGTGAACATCTTCATCGGCGTGATCATCATCGGCCTGTTCGTGGTCGCCGCCGTCATCTTCGTGGAGCAGTCGCAGCGCCGCATCCCGGTGCAGTACGCCAAGCGCATGGTCGGCCGCCGGACCGTCGGCGGCACCAGTACCTACATCCCGATCAAGGTCAACATGGCCGGCGTCATCCCGGTGATCTTCGCGTCGTCGATGCTCTACCTGCCCACCCTGATTGCCCAGTTCAACACGCCCACGGACGGCACCACGGCGCCGCCGGAGTGGGTCAACTGGATCAACACCTACTTGGTCAGCGGGGACCATCCGCTCTACATGGTGGTCTACTTCCTGCTGATCGTCTTCTTCACCTACTTCTACGTCTCCATCACGTTCAACCCGCAGGAGACGGCGGACAACATGAAGAAGTACGGCGGCTTCATCCCGGGCATCCGTGCCGGCCGCCCCACGGAGGAGTACCTCTCCTACGTGCTTGCCCGGATCACGCTGCCGGGTGCCCTCTACCTCGGCCTCGTGGCCCTGATTCCGCTGATCGCCCTGGTGCTGATCAACGCGAACCAGAACTTCCCGTTTGGCGGAACCTCGATCCTCATCATGGTGGGTGTGGGTCTTGAGACGGTCAAGCAGATCAATGCCCAGCTACAGCAACGCCACTACGAAGGACTATTGCGATGA
- the rplO gene encoding 50S ribosomal protein L15, whose amino-acid sequence MAEEKTLKVHHLRPAPGAKTAKTRVGRGEGSKGKTAGRGTKGTKARYQVKAGFAGGQLPLHMRLPKLRGFKNPFKVEFQVVNLDKLNELFPEGGEVTVETLVAKGAVRKNQPVKVLGTGDITVKVDVKAHAFSASAAEKIAAAGGSITEL is encoded by the coding sequence ATGGCAGAAGAGAAGACTCTGAAGGTCCACCACCTGCGTCCTGCCCCCGGTGCCAAGACCGCCAAGACCCGTGTTGGTCGTGGTGAAGGCTCCAAGGGCAAGACCGCTGGCCGTGGTACCAAGGGCACCAAGGCCCGTTACCAGGTCAAGGCAGGCTTTGCCGGTGGCCAGCTGCCGCTGCACATGCGCCTGCCGAAGCTGCGCGGTTTCAAGAACCCGTTCAAGGTGGAGTTCCAGGTCGTGAACCTGGACAAGCTCAACGAGCTGTTCCCCGAGGGCGGCGAGGTCACCGTGGAGACGCTGGTGGCCAAGGGCGCGGTCCGCAAGAACCAGCCTGTAAAGGTTCTGGGTACCGGCGACATCACCGTCAAGGTCGATGTGAAGGCTCACGCCTTCTCCGCCAGTGCCGCTGAGAAGATTGCTGCCGCCGGCGGCTCCATCACGGAGCTCTAA
- the rpmD gene encoding 50S ribosomal protein L30 — protein MQTTPKNLTPSEGQLEITQIKSVIGGKQNQRDTLRSLGLKRIGHTVVRNADAVTVGMVNTVSHLVKVEEAK, from the coding sequence ATGCAGACGACCCCGAAGAATCTGACTCCGTCCGAAGGACAGTTGGAAATCACCCAGATCAAGTCCGTCATTGGCGGCAAGCAGAATCAGCGCGACACGCTGCGTTCACTGGGCCTGAAGCGGATCGGACACACCGTTGTCCGCAACGCCGACGCCGTGACCGTGGGCATGGTCAACACTGTTTCTCACCTGGTAAAGGTTGAGGAGGCGAAGTAG
- the rpsE gene encoding 30S ribosomal protein S5 produces the protein MTEATETTATAGTAEKASTQDDRRGGRRGERSDRGGRGDRGGRGGRDNARDAEKDKYLERVVTINRVAKVVKGGRRFSFTALVVVGDGNGLVGVGYGKAKEVPAAIAKGVEEAKKSFFRVPIVAGTVPHRVQGEAAAGVVMLRPASAGTGVIAGGPVRAVLECAGVHDVLSKSLGSSNAINIVHATVDALRRLEEPQAVAARRGLPMDEVVPPVLLRSLQQKAGV, from the coding sequence GTGACTGAAGCAACTGAGACCACCGCGACCGCAGGTACCGCCGAGAAAGCTTCGACCCAGGACGACCGCCGCGGCGGCCGTCGTGGTGAGCGCAGCGATCGCGGCGGACGCGGGGACCGTGGCGGCCGTGGTGGCCGCGACAACGCCCGCGACGCCGAGAAGGACAAGTACCTCGAGCGCGTCGTCACCATCAACCGCGTCGCCAAGGTAGTCAAGGGCGGACGCCGCTTCAGCTTCACCGCTCTGGTGGTTGTCGGCGACGGCAACGGCCTGGTCGGTGTCGGCTACGGCAAGGCCAAGGAAGTTCCGGCCGCTATCGCCAAGGGTGTGGAAGAGGCCAAGAAGTCCTTCTTCCGCGTTCCGATCGTGGCCGGCACTGTGCCGCACCGCGTTCAGGGTGAGGCAGCCGCAGGCGTCGTCATGCTCCGTCCGGCATCCGCCGGTACCGGTGTTATCGCCGGTGGCCCGGTCCGCGCCGTACTCGAGTGCGCCGGTGTCCACGACGTGCTGTCGAAGTCGCTCGGCTCCTCCAACGCGATCAACATCGTCCACGCCACTGTGGATGCACTGCGTCGCCTCGAAGAGCCGCAGGCCGTGGCTGCCCGCCGCGGGCTGCCCATGGACGAGGTCGTTCCGCCGGTGCTGCTCCGCAGCCTCCAGCAGAAGGCAGGTGTCTAA
- the rplR gene encoding 50S ribosomal protein L18, with amino-acid sequence MAIGIKGKSKSAARGRRHLRVRKRITGSAVRPRLVVNRSARHVFVQVVDDSKGITVASASTMEADLRSFDGDKTAKSKRVGELVAERAKAAGVEAVVFDRGGNRYHGRIAAVADGAREGGLAL; translated from the coding sequence ATGGCTATCGGAATTAAGGGTAAGAGCAAGTCTGCCGCACGCGGCCGCCGCCACCTGCGGGTCCGTAAGCGCATCACCGGCAGCGCGGTCCGTCCGCGCCTGGTGGTCAACCGCTCCGCGCGCCACGTGTTCGTCCAGGTTGTCGATGACAGCAAGGGCATCACCGTCGCTTCGGCTTCCACCATGGAAGCCGACCTGCGTTCGTTCGACGGCGACAAGACCGCCAAGTCCAAGCGCGTCGGCGAGCTCGTCGCCGAGCGTGCCAAGGCTGCCGGCGTCGAGGCCGTTGTCTTCGACCGCGGCGGCAACCGGTACCACGGCCGCATCGCGGCAGTGGCCGACGGCGCACGCGAAGGTGGGCTGGCACTGTGA
- the rplF gene encoding 50S ribosomal protein L6 has translation MSRIGRLPITVPSGVEVKVDGNVVSVKGSKGELTHTVASPIQVSLEESTLTVSRPNDERESRSLHGLTRTLINNMIVGVTEGYKKSLEIVGTGYRVQAKGSDLEFALGYSHPVPVKAPEGITFAVEGPTKLSVSGINKQQVGEVAANIRKLRKPDPYKGKGIRYAGEQIRRKVGKAGK, from the coding sequence ATGTCACGTATTGGACGTCTCCCCATCACCGTTCCCTCCGGCGTCGAGGTCAAGGTTGACGGCAACGTAGTTTCCGTCAAGGGCTCCAAGGGCGAACTGACCCACACGGTCGCTTCCCCGATCCAGGTTTCCCTGGAGGAGAGCACCCTTACCGTTAGCCGCCCGAACGACGAGCGCGAATCGCGGTCCCTCCACGGCCTGACCCGCACGCTGATCAACAACATGATCGTTGGCGTGACCGAGGGCTACAAGAAGAGCCTCGAAATCGTCGGCACCGGTTACCGCGTGCAGGCCAAGGGCTCGGACCTCGAGTTCGCCCTGGGCTACAGCCACCCGGTTCCCGTCAAGGCTCCCGAGGGCATCACCTTTGCAGTAGAGGGTCCGACCAAGCTCTCTGTATCGGGAATCAACAAGCAGCAGGTCGGCGAGGTTGCTGCCAACATCCGCAAGCTGCGGAAGCCGGACCCCTACAAGGGCAAGGGCATCCGTTACGCAGGCGAGCAGATCCGCCGCAAGGTCGGAAAGGCTGGTAAGTAA
- the rpsH gene encoding 30S ribosomal protein S8 — protein MTMTDPVADMLTRLRNANSAYHETVSMPYSKLKARVADILKAEGYIAGWKEEEAEVGKKLTIDLKFGPNRERSLAGVRRISKPGLRVYAKSTNLPHVLGGLGIAILSTSSGLMTDRQAGKKGVGGEVLAYVW, from the coding sequence ATGACAATGACAGATCCTGTCGCAGACATGCTGACTCGTCTGCGCAATGCAAACTCGGCGTACCACGAAACCGTGTCGATGCCGTACAGCAAGCTCAAGGCACGCGTTGCCGACATCCTGAAGGCCGAAGGCTACATCGCCGGCTGGAAGGAAGAAGAGGCAGAGGTCGGCAAGAAGCTGACCATCGACCTCAAGTTCGGCCCCAACCGCGAGCGTTCGCTCGCCGGTGTCCGCCGCATCTCCAAGCCCGGTCTGCGCGTTTACGCAAAGTCCACCAACCTGCCGCACGTGCTGGGTGGCCTGGGCATCGCTATCCTGTCCACCTCTTCCGGACTGATGACTGATCGTCAGGCCGGCAAGAAGGGCGTGGGCGGCGAAGTCCTCGCCTACGTCTGGTAA